In the genome of Nitrospira japonica, one region contains:
- a CDS encoding DUF2628 domain-containing protein, which produces MQPCPQCTQQNQDDSKYCYQCGANLSSAVETQPAFSSAEGTTLTDVELWKAFIGPHADRYVEQFKKFGSAQAPQFALTWNWPAFLFISFLWFLYRKMYLYAMVYAIGPMVSTYLTGDVTVGIVWSIMAGATGNYVYYWHCREQIGEIKRKSGEDPAKREQAIRETGGVQSYVVWVGVAFYVLFLLVMFKMAQEELSDKDRQPVKPAKPAALIET; this is translated from the coding sequence ATGCAACCCTGTCCTCAGTGCACGCAACAGAATCAGGACGATTCCAAATACTGCTACCAGTGCGGAGCGAATCTTTCTTCGGCCGTCGAGACCCAACCGGCTTTTTCCTCGGCTGAGGGCACGACCCTGACCGACGTAGAGCTGTGGAAGGCCTTTATCGGCCCCCATGCGGATCGGTATGTTGAGCAATTCAAAAAGTTCGGGTCGGCGCAGGCGCCCCAGTTCGCACTGACGTGGAACTGGCCTGCCTTCCTGTTCATCTCCTTTCTCTGGTTTCTGTACCGGAAGATGTATCTCTACGCGATGGTCTATGCCATCGGCCCGATGGTTTCCACGTATCTGACCGGAGATGTCACGGTCGGCATCGTGTGGAGCATCATGGCCGGCGCAACGGGCAATTACGTCTACTACTGGCATTGCCGCGAACAGATCGGTGAGATCAAACGCAAGAGCGGAGAAGATCCGGCAAAGCGAGAACAGGCGATCCGGGAGACGGGCGGAGTCCAATCCTATGTCGTCTGGGTCGGGGTCGCATTCTATGTGCTTTTCTTACTGGTCATGTTCAAGATGGCCCAAGAAGAGCTCTCGGACAAGGACCGTCAACCTGTAAAGCCCGCCAAACCGGCGGCGCTGATTGAAACGTAG
- a CDS encoding argininosuccinate synthase: protein MTRPIKKVVLAYSGGLDTSVILKWLQETYEAEVIAFCADLGQGEDLKAVKAKARALGVKNVYVEDLRETFVADYVFPMLRGNAMYEGSYLLGTSIARPLIARRQAEIALKEGAEAVSHGATGKGNDQVRFELTYTALAPRLKVIAPWREWSMRSRRELIEYAERHHIPVTATKAKPYSMDLNLFHVSYEGGILEDPWEAPPDEIFQMTVSPEQAPNRAIEVAIGYEAGNPVAVDGKNMSPARLLAHLNKLGGAHGIGRVDLVENRYVGMKSRGVYETPGGTILHVAHRGLESLTMDREVLHLRDSLIPRYADLIYNGYWFSPEREMIQVAIDEAQRDVTGTARVKLYKGNCILVGRRSKQSLYRLDIATFEEDEVYNQKDAEGFIRLNALRLKIRAQRKKASS, encoded by the coding sequence ATGACTCGCCCTATCAAGAAGGTGGTGCTCGCCTATTCCGGCGGGCTCGATACGTCGGTGATCCTCAAGTGGCTTCAGGAAACCTACGAAGCCGAGGTCATCGCGTTCTGTGCCGATCTCGGACAGGGAGAAGACCTCAAGGCCGTCAAAGCCAAGGCGCGTGCACTCGGAGTGAAAAACGTCTACGTCGAGGACCTTCGCGAGACGTTCGTCGCGGATTATGTGTTTCCGATGTTGCGCGGCAATGCGATGTACGAAGGGTCCTATCTCTTGGGGACCTCGATCGCCCGGCCGTTGATCGCCCGCCGTCAGGCTGAAATCGCCTTGAAGGAAGGGGCCGAGGCCGTCTCTCACGGCGCCACCGGCAAGGGAAACGACCAGGTCCGGTTCGAGCTGACCTACACCGCGCTGGCTCCCCGACTCAAGGTCATCGCCCCATGGCGGGAATGGAGCATGAGGTCCCGCCGGGAATTGATCGAATACGCCGAGCGGCACCATATTCCCGTCACGGCGACGAAGGCCAAGCCGTACAGCATGGATCTGAATCTGTTTCACGTGAGTTACGAGGGGGGCATTCTGGAAGATCCCTGGGAAGCGCCGCCGGATGAAATCTTTCAGATGACGGTCTCACCGGAACAGGCGCCGAACCGGGCGATCGAAGTCGCCATTGGCTACGAAGCGGGAAATCCCGTGGCCGTGGACGGAAAAAACATGAGCCCGGCCCGGCTGCTGGCCCACCTCAACAAGCTGGGTGGAGCGCATGGGATCGGGCGCGTCGATCTCGTCGAAAACCGCTATGTCGGCATGAAGTCGCGCGGTGTCTATGAAACGCCGGGAGGCACGATTCTCCACGTCGCCCATCGGGGGCTCGAATCCCTGACGATGGATCGGGAGGTGCTCCATCTCAGGGACAGCCTGATCCCACGCTACGCGGATCTGATTTACAACGGATACTGGTTCAGTCCCGAGCGGGAAATGATTCAGGTGGCGATCGATGAGGCCCAGCGAGACGTGACCGGCACCGCGCGGGTCAAGCTCTATAAGGGGAACTGCATCCTCGTCGGTCGGCGGTCGAAACAGTCGCTCTACCGGCTCGATATCGCCACGTTCGAGGAAGACGAGGTGTACAATCAAAAGGACGCGGAAGGCTTCATCCGTTTGAACGCCTTGCGTCTGAAAATCCGGGCGCAGCGGAAGAAGGCCTCGTCCTGA
- the argH gene encoding argininosuccinate lyase, which yields MAGRGNRQRRAAAGKAWEGRFREKTNRLVEAFTGSVGVDGRMYAEDIQGSIAHCKTLRKAGVLSAADTTAIVRGLEAVQTELDRGRFRFLPEDEDIHMAIERRLTEMIGPVGGKLHTGRSRNDQVALDIRLYLRSHLGHLQEALQEFQRVLVAKAKANRTVVMPGYTHLQRAQPILFAHHLLAYVDMIARDRSRLEDAYARLNVMPLGSGALAGTNYPIDRRYTAGLLGFPAVTTNSLDAVSDRDFMIEVAAALSIVMMHLSRLSEELIVWSSQEFRFVDLPDGFCTGSSMMPQKKNPDVPELIRGKTGRVYGQLMNLLTTLKALPLSYNRDLQEDKPALFDALETVMSSVRVMAELMRRLKMNREVLEEAVRKGHLLATELADYLVARGVPFREAHAVTGRIVRSAVDSKRELSDFSLEEFRTFSDRIEKGVFTRLSVPAAIDRKAQVGGTARVRVEQRIRELERSL from the coding sequence ATGGCCGGCAGGGGCAACCGTCAGCGCCGGGCCGCAGCCGGAAAAGCCTGGGAAGGGCGGTTCCGCGAAAAGACGAATCGGCTGGTGGAGGCCTTTACCGGGTCAGTCGGCGTCGACGGCCGCATGTATGCCGAGGACATTCAGGGCAGCATCGCCCATTGCAAAACGCTGAGAAAGGCGGGTGTTCTCTCGGCGGCCGATACCACCGCCATCGTTCGCGGCCTGGAAGCCGTTCAGACCGAATTGGACCGCGGACGGTTCCGATTTTTACCCGAAGACGAAGACATTCATATGGCGATCGAACGGCGATTGACGGAGATGATCGGTCCGGTCGGCGGGAAGCTGCATACCGGTCGAAGCCGAAACGATCAAGTCGCATTGGACATCCGGCTCTATCTCCGCAGTCATTTGGGGCATCTGCAGGAGGCATTGCAAGAGTTTCAACGGGTCCTCGTCGCCAAAGCGAAGGCCAATCGCACCGTCGTCATGCCGGGCTATACGCATCTGCAGCGGGCTCAGCCGATACTCTTTGCGCATCACCTGTTGGCCTATGTGGACATGATCGCGCGCGACAGGAGCCGGTTGGAGGATGCCTATGCCAGGCTCAACGTCATGCCGTTGGGATCGGGAGCCTTGGCCGGGACGAATTATCCCATAGACCGCCGCTACACGGCGGGGTTATTGGGATTTCCCGCCGTGACGACGAACAGCCTCGACGCGGTGTCCGATCGCGACTTCATGATCGAAGTCGCCGCCGCTCTGTCGATCGTGATGATGCACCTGTCCCGCTTGAGCGAAGAATTGATCGTCTGGTCGTCGCAGGAATTCCGGTTTGTGGATTTACCGGACGGGTTCTGCACCGGCAGCAGCATGATGCCGCAAAAGAAAAACCCGGACGTACCGGAACTCATCCGCGGCAAGACCGGCAGGGTGTATGGGCAGTTGATGAATCTGTTGACCACCTTGAAGGCGTTGCCGCTGAGTTATAATAGAGACCTCCAGGAGGACAAACCGGCGCTGTTCGATGCACTGGAGACGGTCATGTCCTCGGTGCGGGTCATGGCCGAATTGATGCGGCGATTGAAGATGAATCGAGAGGTGCTGGAAGAAGCGGTTCGGAAGGGCCATCTGCTCGCCACCGAGTTGGCGGATTATCTGGTGGCGCGGGGCGTGCCGTTCCGCGAGGCTCATGCGGTCACCGGCCGCATCGTCCGAAGCGCGGTGGACAGCAAGCGGGAGCTGTCCGATTTTTCCCTGGAAGAATTTCGGACGTTTTCCGACCGCATCGAAAAGGGAGTGTTCACCCGTCTGTCCGTTCCGGCTGCGATCGACCGGAAGGCGCAGGTCGGCGGGACGGCCAGGGTGCGAGTCGAACAGCGCATCAGGGAGT
- the argF gene encoding ornithine carbamoyltransferase: MTRRSRRTSGLGKDLLDVAAIPRGEIEYLLTLAARLKDKQRRGLPHPLLQGKTLGLLFQKPSTRTRVSFEAGMNQLGGHALVLPMGDIQLSRGESVADTARVLSRYLDGIVIRTYNHATVEEWAAEATMPVINGLTDLSHPCQALSDLLTIREKKGRLRGLKIAYVGDGNNVANSLIEATAKTGMTIALGCPSGYQPDQHVIDRARLEAAGTGAAIELGHDPQIAVKEADVIYADVWISMGREREQARRLKVLAPYQVNARLVGRAKPDAIVMHCLPAHRGEEITEEVLDGPQSVIIDQAENRLHMQKAILTRLLGKRKQRAS, encoded by the coding sequence ATGACGCGACGATCTCGCCGCACGTCTGGATTGGGAAAAGATCTGCTGGATGTTGCGGCGATCCCGCGCGGCGAGATCGAATACCTGCTGACCCTCGCGGCCCGCTTGAAGGACAAGCAGCGTCGAGGCCTCCCCCATCCGTTGCTCCAAGGCAAAACCCTGGGACTCCTGTTTCAGAAGCCTTCGACGCGCACCAGAGTGTCATTCGAAGCGGGCATGAATCAGCTGGGCGGCCATGCGCTGGTCCTGCCGATGGGCGACATTCAGCTGTCACGCGGCGAGAGCGTCGCCGACACGGCGCGGGTATTGTCCCGATATCTGGACGGGATCGTCATCCGCACCTACAACCATGCGACCGTGGAGGAGTGGGCCGCCGAAGCCACCATGCCGGTGATCAACGGATTGACCGACCTGAGCCACCCGTGTCAGGCCCTGTCCGATTTGCTGACGATCCGCGAAAAAAAAGGAAGGCTTCGAGGCCTGAAGATCGCCTACGTGGGCGACGGCAACAATGTCGCGAACTCGCTCATCGAAGCAACCGCGAAGACGGGCATGACGATCGCGCTCGGCTGTCCGTCCGGCTATCAACCGGACCAACACGTCATCGATCGGGCGAGGCTGGAAGCGGCCGGTACGGGAGCCGCGATCGAACTGGGGCATGATCCGCAGATCGCCGTCAAGGAAGCCGACGTGATCTATGCCGACGTGTGGATCAGCATGGGTCGTGAACGGGAACAGGCGCGACGACTCAAAGTGCTGGCTCCCTACCAGGTGAACGCCCGTCTCGTCGGCCGGGCGAAGCCCGACGCCATCGTCATGCATTGCTTGCCCGCCCACCGGGGTGAAGAAATTACCGAGGAAGTGCTGGACGGTCCGCAATCCGTCATCATCGATCAAGCCGAGAACCGGTTGCATATGCAGAAGGCCATTTTGACCAGGCTCCTGGGGAAAAGGAAACAACGCGCATCATGA
- a CDS encoding acetylornithine transaminase produces the protein MPTEELKNTSDQILMGTYTRQPISIVRGRGMKVYDLEGREYTDFVAGVAVNVLGHGHPDLVAAIQRQAAQLIHASNLYYTEPQVKLAQMLVDHSFAERVFFCNSGAEANEAAIKLARRYSHGKYGPGRHEIVTMKNSFHGRTMATLTATGQDKVQKGYEPLLPGFSYVEFNHFAKLEQAIGDKTAAVMIEPIQGEGGVHVADREYLKAVRELCTRRDMLLIFDEVQTGMGRTGTLFAYEQFGVEPDIMTLAKGLGGGLPIGACLAKDSVAQSMPPGSHGSTFGGNPLACAAALAVFRVLLEGRVLDHARQMGDYLAKGLLECKDRHHAVRAVRGLGLLQGMEVEIDAKSVVSECLRRGMLINATSERVLRFIPPLIVTERDIDRLIEVLSHVFNRHTMESPGH, from the coding sequence ATGCCCACGGAAGAACTCAAGAACACGTCCGATCAGATCTTGATGGGCACCTACACCCGTCAGCCGATTTCGATCGTGAGAGGCCGCGGGATGAAGGTCTACGACCTCGAAGGACGGGAATACACCGACTTCGTCGCCGGGGTGGCCGTCAATGTATTGGGACACGGCCATCCGGATCTCGTCGCGGCCATTCAGAGGCAGGCGGCTCAACTCATCCATGCGTCCAACCTCTATTATACCGAGCCGCAGGTAAAGCTGGCCCAAATGCTCGTTGATCACTCTTTTGCCGAGAGAGTCTTCTTCTGTAACAGCGGTGCCGAGGCCAATGAAGCGGCGATCAAACTGGCTCGGCGCTATTCCCACGGCAAGTACGGGCCGGGTCGGCATGAGATCGTGACCATGAAGAACTCGTTCCATGGCCGTACGATGGCGACGCTCACGGCGACGGGACAGGACAAAGTGCAGAAGGGATACGAGCCGTTGCTGCCCGGCTTTTCCTATGTCGAGTTCAATCATTTTGCGAAGCTGGAGCAGGCCATAGGGGACAAGACCGCGGCGGTCATGATCGAACCGATTCAGGGTGAAGGCGGCGTGCACGTCGCCGATCGTGAATATCTCAAGGCGGTGCGCGAACTGTGTACACGCCGGGACATGCTTCTGATTTTCGACGAGGTGCAAACCGGTATGGGGCGCACCGGGACACTCTTCGCGTACGAGCAGTTCGGAGTCGAACCGGACATCATGACCTTGGCCAAAGGGCTCGGCGGAGGCTTGCCGATCGGCGCGTGCCTCGCCAAGGATTCGGTGGCGCAATCCATGCCGCCGGGTTCGCATGGGTCCACGTTCGGCGGTAATCCGCTTGCGTGTGCAGCGGCCCTGGCGGTGTTCCGCGTGTTGCTCGAAGGCCGGGTGCTCGATCATGCCCGACAGATGGGCGACTATTTGGCAAAAGGGCTTCTCGAATGCAAGGACCGTCATCATGCGGTGCGCGCGGTGCGGGGGCTCGGCCTCCTGCAAGGAATGGAAGTGGAGATCGACGCCAAGAGCGTCGTCAGCGAATGTTTGCGGCGTGGCATGCTCATCAATGCGACCAGTGAGCGCGTCTTGCGATTTATCCCCCCGCTGATTGTCACCGAGCGTGACATCGATCGGTTGATCGAGGTCCTGTCTCACGTATTCAACCGGCATACGATGGAATCGCCGGGACATTGA